The window CTCTTTCTAATTCCTCTTTTGTAGGAGCCACACCATGATATTTAGCTTGATTCTCAAAAAACGACACTCCCTTTCCTTTAATTGTACGGGCAATAATAATAGTAGGCTTCCCTTTTATCTTTTCAGCTTCATCCAAAGCATTAAAAATTTCTTCAAAATTATGACCATCTATTTCAATAGTTGCCCAGCCAAATGCCCTCCATTTATCGGTCAATGGGTCAATATTCATCACATCTGAAACCCATCCATCTATCTGAAGGCGATTATTATCTAAAATAGCACAAAGATTATCAATTTTATAATGGGCAGCTGTCATAGCAGCTTCCCATACCTGCCCTTCCTGCACTTCACCATCACCTAAAAGCACATAAACTCTACTAGATAGACCATCTAATCTTGCTGCTAACGCCATACCATTAGCCATAGAAAGACCTTGACCAAGCGAGCCAGTAGGTACTTCAATACCTGGTGTAAATTTGCAATCAGGATGACCTTGTAAACGAGTGCCTAATTTTCGTAAAGAAAAAAGTTCTTTTCTAGGAAAATAACCACAATGAGCAAGAATAGCATAAAGAGTAGGAGCAGCATGTCCTTTAGAAAGAACAAATCTATCCCTTTCTTTCCATTGGGGATTTTTAGGATCGTGTCTGAGTTTGCCAAAAAATAAGGCTATTAATAATTCTACTACTGATAAAGAACCACCTGTATGACCTGAACCAGCTTCATTAAGCATAACCAAAACATCTTTCCTGATTTCCTTAGCTAACTTTCGCAAATACTTAATATTTCTTGTAAGACTCATCTCATACTTCTAACAACCTAACGTCGGCTTTACCCTAGCACAAACTTTTTATAAACGCAAGAGTCTATTTTTTGTCAAAATAAAAAAATGGCGGAGAGAGTGGGATTCGAACCCACGGTGGGGCTTTTAACCCCACGCTCGCTTAGCAGGCGAGCGCCTTCGTCCACTCGGCCATCTCTCCGACCATTTTAATGGCGGAGGGAGAGGGATTCGAACCCCCGGAGGGCTTTTTTAAACCCTCAGCGGTTTTCAAGACCGCCGCCTTAAACCACTCGGCCATCCCTCCTTTTAAAAAGTAGCACACTCTTACAGGGGAGTCAAGCTAAACCCAAAATTTAAGAAGAGAAATTGCAAAAAAATGGAGGGCGATGCGGGACTTGAACCCGCGACCTTTGGCTCCGGAGGCCAACGCTCTATCCACTGAGCTAATCGCCCTAAATTACTATTTATCACAAATGCACAATCTGTCAATTCCAGCGTTGTATTAAAAGGTTCTCAGAAATAAAAAGCTTGCTGTTTCAATGCGTTAAAATTTCCTATGATCATTTTAGACAACATTTTGGGGAAGATAAGCGTAAGGAGCCACTGTTTGTGAGTGTGTTAGCAATGAAGCGAAGTGGAGGTTTTTGGCGATATATAATTTACGCATATAATACCTCTGCATGCGTAAGTATTTCAGAAGCTATTTTATCAATTTCTTTGTAATTTATTCGTGCATCTATTACTTTAATCAATGCTTTCTTTAGTGCCATTTTTATTTTTGCTCTCAAATAATCCTTTCTGTTCCAATCAGCTACTTTTATGTAATAACCAAGTTCTTTTACCACCTCTCTTGCTATTCTTTTTATTTCTTCATAATTCTCAAAAATCTTTTCTTTAGAAGATAAAAGATCATAAAATGCCAGCTCTTCTTCGCTTAATCCTAAGTTTTTGCCTTCTTCTTGTTTTTTCTTTATTTCCTTTGCTATTTCTATCAACTGCTCTATAACATCTACTGCAGTTAATAATCTTACATTATATTTCTCTATAGTCTTTTTTAACATTTCATAAAGAGAACGATACCTGAAAGGATTTCTTTTTACTCGCACCTTTAGTTCATCATTTAGTATTTTGGCAAGTAAATCTGCTGCATAATTTTTGTATTCCATTTTTCTAAATTGAATCAAAAAATTTTCGTCAAGAATAGAAATCTCAGGCTTTTCCTTTTCTAATAAAGAAAAAAT of the Candidatus Desulfofervidus auxilii genome contains:
- a CDS encoding transketolase, with translation MSLTRNIKYLRKLAKEIRKDVLVMLNEAGSGHTGGSLSVVELLIALFFGKLRHDPKNPQWKERDRFVLSKGHAAPTLYAILAHCGYFPRKELFSLRKLGTRLQGHPDCKFTPGIEVPTGSLGQGLSMANGMALAARLDGLSSRVYVLLGDGEVQEGQVWEAAMTAAHYKIDNLCAILDNNRLQIDGWVSDVMNIDPLTDKWRAFGWATIEIDGHNFEEIFNALDEAEKIKGKPTIIIARTIKGKGVSFFENQAKYHGVAPTKEELERALKELEIA
- a CDS encoding DUF3387 domain-containing protein produces the protein PCLHTMYFDKPMKDHSLAQAIARVNRVFKDKPGGLIVDYIGIADNLRKSLSKYTPETIKEILTDLNQIINLLKEKYDIVSSMFTGIEYKKWRELSPAELSKLTAEAYNRISGDEEKKKIFIKNFLTLKKLYLLASPHPETLKIKDELRFFEMIKKMIVKYSTVKIKGLSRDLEYEINQLISKSISAEEPVDIFSLLEKEKPEISILDENFLIQFRKMEYKNYAADLLAKILNDELKVRVKRNPFRYRSLYEMLKKTIEKYNVRLLTAVDVIEQLIEIAKEIKKKQEEGKNLGLSEEELAFYDLLSSKEKIFENYEEIKRIAREVVKELGYYIKVADWNRKDYLRAKIKMALKKALIKVIDARINYKEIDKIASEILTHAEVLYA